One Streptomyces lincolnensis genomic region harbors:
- a CDS encoding acyl-CoA dehydrogenase family protein, which translates to MEFGFTGEDEVFRGEAREWLAAHVEGASDRRSWERTLGKSGWIGLGWPESGYGNRSATLTQQVAWAEEYARVGAPSRSGHIGENLLAPTLLAHGTEEQKSRFLPPVAAGDELWCQGYSEPGAGSDLAGVRTKAERGADGTYRVSGQKIWTSLAQEADWCFVLARSDPESRRHRGLTFLLVPMDQPGRIEVRPIRQMTGTSEFNEVFFDGACARAEHVVGGEGGGWRVAMSLLGFERGVSTLAQQIGFARELGRVVELAVATGAVRDSVVRERLVRQWAELRVMRWNALRTLGGSGDQGAPSVAKVLWGGWHQRLGELAMLVRGAAGAVGPGEWSASAPYELDESQRQFLFSRADTIYGGSDQIQRTIIAERVLGLPREPKGGAV; encoded by the coding sequence GTGGAGTTTGGGTTCACTGGTGAGGATGAGGTGTTCCGGGGTGAGGCGCGGGAGTGGCTTGCGGCTCATGTCGAGGGGGCCTCCGACCGTCGGAGTTGGGAGCGGACCCTCGGCAAGTCCGGGTGGATCGGGCTGGGTTGGCCGGAGAGTGGATATGGCAATCGGAGTGCCACGCTGACTCAGCAGGTCGCCTGGGCCGAGGAGTACGCGCGGGTGGGGGCGCCTTCGCGGTCGGGGCATATTGGGGAGAATCTGCTGGCTCCGACGCTGCTGGCTCATGGGACGGAGGAGCAGAAGTCGCGGTTTCTGCCTCCGGTCGCGGCCGGGGACGAGCTGTGGTGTCAGGGGTACAGCGAACCGGGTGCCGGGTCGGATCTGGCGGGGGTGCGGACGAAGGCCGAGCGGGGCGCGGACGGGACGTACCGGGTCAGCGGGCAGAAGATCTGGACGTCGCTCGCGCAGGAGGCGGACTGGTGCTTCGTACTCGCTCGCAGCGATCCGGAGTCGCGGCGGCACCGCGGGCTGACTTTTCTGCTCGTTCCCATGGATCAGCCGGGGCGGATCGAGGTGCGGCCGATTCGGCAGATGACCGGGACGAGTGAGTTCAACGAGGTCTTCTTCGACGGGGCGTGTGCGCGTGCGGAGCATGTGGTGGGGGGCGAGGGGGGCGGCTGGCGGGTCGCGATGAGTCTGCTCGGGTTCGAGCGGGGGGTGTCGACGCTGGCCCAGCAGATCGGGTTCGCACGGGAGTTGGGGCGGGTCGTGGAGCTGGCCGTGGCGACCGGCGCGGTGCGGGACTCCGTCGTACGGGAGCGGCTGGTGCGGCAGTGGGCCGAGTTGCGGGTGATGCGGTGGAACGCGTTGCGGACGCTCGGGGGTTCGGGGGACCAGGGGGCGCCGAGTGTGGCCAAGGTGCTGTGGGGCGGGTGGCATCAGCGGCTGGGGGAGCTGGCGATGCTGGTGCGGGGCGCGGCGGGGGCGGTGGGGCCCGGGGAGTGGTCGGCCTCTGCGCCGTACGAACTGGACGAGTCGCAGCGGCAGTTCCTGTTCTCGCGCGCCGACACGATCTACGGCGGCTCCGACCAGATCCAGCGCACGATCATCGCCGAGCGCGTGCTCGGTCTGCCGAGGGAGCCGAAGGGCGGGGCTGTGTGA
- a CDS encoding flavin reductase family protein — translation MGQAGMAEAAVRYLRAAGAQPVEALPRPELRCVGEDERAPVDQAEFRRVLGSFATGVTVVTAPATDSDTPPAGFACQSFSSLSLDPPLVAFMVGRTSTTWPRIARAGVFCVNVLGAHQGELCRGFAVSGRDKFADVAYDASPASGSPRLAGALAWIDCTIHAVHTGGDHLIVVGRVEALGTGAGEDEAPLLFHKGRFV, via the coding sequence ATGGGACAAGCCGGAATGGCCGAAGCCGCCGTCCGTTATCTCAGGGCGGCCGGGGCACAGCCCGTGGAGGCGCTGCCGCGACCCGAGTTGCGGTGCGTCGGCGAGGACGAGCGGGCGCCGGTCGACCAGGCCGAGTTCCGTCGGGTGCTGGGGAGTTTCGCGACCGGCGTGACCGTCGTGACGGCACCCGCCACCGACAGCGATACCCCTCCCGCCGGGTTCGCCTGCCAGTCCTTCTCCTCCCTCTCCCTCGACCCGCCCCTCGTCGCCTTCATGGTCGGCCGTACGTCGACGACCTGGCCGCGGATCGCCCGCGCCGGGGTCTTCTGCGTCAACGTCCTGGGCGCCCACCAGGGCGAGCTGTGCCGCGGTTTCGCCGTGAGCGGCCGGGACAAGTTCGCCGACGTCGCCTACGACGCGTCCCCCGCCTCCGGTTCCCCGCGTCTCGCCGGTGCGCTCGCCTGGATCGACTGCACGATCCACGCGGTGCACACGGGCGGCGACCACCTCATCGTCGTAGGCCGGGTGGAGGCGCTGGGGACGGGCGCGGGCGAGGACGAGGCACCGCTGCTGTTCCACAAGGGCCGGTTCGTCTGA
- a CDS encoding SDR family oxidoreductase, giving the protein MGNFLAGKVVAVTGAGRGIGRAVALAAAAEGAQVVVNDYGVSVDGASPTSEIASGVVKEIEAAGGEAVAVADDISTMAGGQRVVDVALSSFGRLDGVVCVAGILRERMLFNMAEEEWDPVIATHLKGTFTVFRAASAVMRQQRAGTLIGFTSGNHQGSVSQANYSAAKGGVISLVRSAALGLHKYGVTANAVAPVARTRMSAKVPGGLVEIGEPEDVAALVVYLLSDAARALGVTGQVYTVAGAKIAVWAQPRELRAVYASGGSWTPEMISEVLPGSVGVDPMPLLVRGPDA; this is encoded by the coding sequence GTGGGGAACTTCTTGGCAGGCAAGGTCGTCGCCGTGACGGGTGCCGGGCGCGGTATCGGCCGGGCGGTGGCCCTGGCCGCGGCGGCCGAAGGGGCGCAGGTCGTCGTCAACGACTACGGCGTCTCCGTGGACGGAGCGTCCCCCACCAGTGAGATCGCCTCGGGCGTGGTGAAGGAGATCGAGGCGGCCGGCGGGGAAGCGGTCGCCGTCGCCGACGACATCTCCACGATGGCGGGCGGGCAGCGGGTCGTCGATGTCGCGCTGTCCTCCTTCGGGCGGCTCGACGGGGTGGTGTGCGTCGCCGGGATCCTGCGCGAGCGCATGCTGTTCAACATGGCCGAGGAGGAGTGGGACCCGGTCATCGCCACGCATCTGAAGGGCACGTTCACCGTGTTCCGGGCCGCCTCCGCGGTGATGCGGCAGCAGCGGGCCGGGACGCTCATCGGATTCACCAGTGGGAATCACCAGGGGTCGGTCTCCCAGGCCAACTACAGCGCGGCGAAGGGCGGGGTGATCTCGCTGGTCCGCAGTGCGGCGCTGGGGCTGCACAAGTACGGGGTGACCGCGAACGCGGTGGCGCCGGTGGCTCGTACGCGGATGTCGGCGAAGGTGCCGGGCGGGTTGGTGGAGATCGGTGAGCCGGAGGATGTGGCGGCGCTGGTGGTCTATCTGTTGTCCGACGCGGCTCGGGCTCTGGGGGTTACCGGGCAGGTGTACACCGTTGCGGGGGCGAAGATTGCGGTGTGGGCGCAGCCGAGGGAGTTGCGGGCTGTGTATGCCTCCGGCGGGTCCTGGACTCCGGAGATGATCTCGGAGGTTTTGCCGGGGTCTGTGGGGGTGGATCCTATGCCGTTGCTTGTGCGGGGGCCGGATGCCTAA
- a CDS encoding GlxA family transcriptional regulator: MSRDPEFRPHRVVVLALDGLLPFELGIPHRIFGRPKDAGRRHLYEVVTCSIRPPGPVQTDADFAVHVEHGPEALATADTVIVPASYELGPVFEQGVLTEELAAALAHIRPGTRLASICTGVYVLAAAGYLDGRPATTHWADADRLQRLFPRIEVDPDVLFIDDGDVLTSAGVAAGIDLCLHMVRRDHGTAIANEVARRTVVPPHRDGGQAQYIHRPVPDPQQATTTSARAWALGRLHEPIQLRDMAEQEAMSVRTFTRRFREEVGVSPGQWLTQQRVERARHLLESTGLSVDQVARDAGFGTAQSMRQHLQAALGVTPTGYRRTFRTSGDTDGRSPSRA, encoded by the coding sequence ATGAGCCGTGACCCGGAGTTCCGCCCGCACCGCGTGGTCGTCCTCGCCCTCGACGGGCTGCTGCCGTTCGAGCTGGGCATCCCGCACCGGATCTTCGGCCGCCCCAAGGACGCCGGGCGACGGCACCTGTACGAGGTCGTGACCTGCTCGATCCGCCCGCCGGGCCCGGTTCAGACCGACGCCGACTTCGCCGTCCACGTCGAGCACGGACCCGAGGCGCTGGCCACCGCCGACACCGTGATCGTCCCGGCGTCCTACGAACTCGGCCCGGTCTTCGAACAGGGCGTCCTGACCGAGGAACTGGCCGCCGCCCTCGCGCACATCCGCCCCGGCACCCGGCTCGCCTCGATCTGCACCGGCGTGTACGTCCTGGCCGCCGCCGGGTACCTCGACGGCCGCCCCGCCACCACGCACTGGGCCGACGCCGACCGTCTCCAGCGGCTCTTCCCGCGGATCGAGGTCGACCCGGACGTCCTGTTCATCGACGACGGCGACGTCCTGACCTCCGCGGGGGTCGCCGCCGGGATCGACCTGTGCCTGCACATGGTGCGCCGCGACCACGGCACGGCGATCGCCAACGAGGTGGCCCGCCGCACCGTCGTACCGCCGCACCGCGACGGCGGACAGGCCCAGTACATCCACCGTCCCGTGCCGGACCCGCAGCAGGCCACCACGACCTCGGCGCGCGCCTGGGCGCTGGGCCGGCTGCACGAGCCGATCCAGCTGCGGGACATGGCCGAGCAGGAGGCCATGTCGGTGCGGACCTTCACCCGCCGGTTCCGCGAGGAGGTCGGCGTCAGCCCGGGCCAGTGGCTCACCCAGCAGCGCGTGGAGCGGGCCCGGCACCTGCTGGAGTCCACCGGCCTCTCCGTCGACCAGGTCGCCCGCGACGCGGGCTTCGGCACCGCCCAGTCGATGCGCCAGCACCTACAGGCGGCGCTCGGCGTCACCCCCACCGGCTATCGGCGCACCTTCCGCACCAGCGGCGACACCGACGGCCGCTCCCCGAGCCGCGCCTGA
- a CDS encoding MFS transporter: MTQTTEAAAVQETGPRRRIRIHRAWFVAAVTFVTIIGAAAFRSLPGLLIDPLHQDFGWSRGTIGAAVSVNLALYGLTAPFAAALMDRFGIRRVVAVALSLIALGSGLTVWMTAAWQLLLCWGLLVGLGSGSMALAFAATVTNRWFTERRGLVTGILTAASASGQLIFLPVLSWMVERQGWRPPAVTVALAALAVVPFVWLLLRDHPADVGLKPYGAKEFVPKPEPVPGAARRAVGVLFRAARTGPFWLLAGTFAICGASTNGLIQTHFIPAAHDEHMPVQAAASLLAVIGVFDVIGTIASGWFTDRFEPRRLLAVYYALRGISLLFLPMLLTSSVHPPMIFFIVFYGLDWVATVPPTVALCREHYGEDSAIVFGWVLASHQVGAALVAFLGGVARDVFGSYDMVWYASGALCAAAALMALVIRRRPPVPTPVVA; encoded by the coding sequence GTGACCCAGACAACCGAAGCCGCCGCCGTCCAGGAGACCGGCCCCCGGCGCCGCATCCGCATCCACCGGGCCTGGTTCGTCGCCGCCGTCACCTTCGTGACGATCATCGGCGCGGCCGCCTTCCGTTCCCTGCCGGGTCTGCTCATCGATCCCCTGCACCAGGATTTCGGCTGGTCGCGCGGCACGATCGGCGCGGCGGTCTCCGTCAACCTCGCGCTGTACGGGCTCACCGCCCCCTTCGCCGCGGCCCTGATGGACCGCTTCGGCATCCGGCGGGTGGTCGCGGTCGCGCTGAGCCTGATCGCGCTCGGCTCCGGGCTGACGGTGTGGATGACGGCGGCCTGGCAGCTGCTGCTGTGCTGGGGCCTGCTGGTGGGCCTCGGCTCCGGCTCGATGGCGCTGGCCTTCGCGGCGACGGTCACCAACCGCTGGTTCACCGAACGGCGCGGCCTGGTCACCGGCATCCTCACGGCCGCCTCGGCCTCAGGGCAGCTGATCTTCCTGCCCGTGCTGTCGTGGATGGTGGAGCGGCAGGGCTGGCGCCCGCCGGCGGTCACGGTGGCGCTGGCCGCCCTCGCCGTCGTCCCCTTCGTCTGGCTGCTGCTGCGCGACCACCCGGCCGACGTGGGCCTGAAGCCCTACGGCGCCAAGGAGTTCGTACCGAAGCCGGAACCGGTGCCCGGGGCGGCCCGGCGCGCGGTCGGCGTCCTGTTCAGGGCCGCCCGCACCGGCCCCTTCTGGCTGCTGGCGGGCACCTTCGCGATCTGCGGGGCCTCGACCAACGGCCTGATCCAGACCCACTTCATTCCCGCGGCCCACGACGAGCACATGCCGGTCCAGGCGGCGGCCTCACTGCTCGCGGTCATCGGCGTGTTCGACGTCATCGGCACGATCGCCTCCGGCTGGTTCACCGACCGCTTCGAACCGCGCCGGCTGCTCGCCGTGTACTACGCGCTGCGGGGCATCTCGCTGCTCTTCCTCCCGATGCTGCTCACCTCCTCGGTCCACCCGCCGATGATCTTCTTCATCGTCTTCTACGGCCTCGACTGGGTCGCCACCGTCCCGCCCACCGTCGCGCTGTGCCGCGAGCACTACGGCGAGGACAGCGCCATCGTCTTCGGCTGGGTCCTCGCCTCCCACCAGGTCGGCGCCGCCCTGGTGGCCTTCCTCGGCGGTGTCGCGCGGGACGTCTTCGGCTCGTACGACATGGTCTGGTACGCCTCGGGCGCGCTGTGCGCGGCGGCGGCGCTGATGGCGCTGGTGATCCGGCGCAGGCCCCCGGTGCCGACGCCGGTGGTGGCCTGA
- a CDS encoding Zn-dependent alcohol dehydrogenase produces MRGVVFDGKRVEVVDDLVVRDPGPGEVQVAISAAGLCHSDLSVVDGTIPFPVPVVLGHEGAGVVEAVGAGVRHVAPGDHVALSTLANCGACADCDRGRPTMCRQAIGRPGRPFTRGGQPVFQFASNSAFAERTVVRGVQAVRIPKDIPMPSAALIGCGVLTGVGAVLNRAGVRQGDSVLVIGTGGIGLNVIQGARIAGALRIVAVDANPAKEAVARTFGATDFLTSTEGVRDLLPTGADHAFECVGRVELIRQAIDLLDRHGQAILLGVPPAGAEASFLVSSMYLDKSILGCRYGSSRPQRDIAVYAELYRQGRLLLDELATQTYPVEDFEKAAGDAEAGRVARGVLTF; encoded by the coding sequence ATGCGTGGCGTGGTGTTCGACGGCAAGCGGGTCGAGGTCGTGGACGATCTCGTCGTACGGGATCCCGGGCCCGGTGAGGTGCAGGTCGCGATCTCGGCGGCGGGGCTGTGCCACAGCGACCTGTCTGTGGTGGACGGGACCATACCTTTCCCGGTTCCTGTGGTGCTGGGGCATGAGGGCGCCGGGGTGGTGGAGGCCGTGGGCGCGGGGGTGCGGCATGTGGCCCCCGGGGATCATGTGGCCCTGTCCACGCTCGCCAACTGCGGGGCCTGCGCCGACTGCGACCGGGGGCGGCCCACGATGTGCCGGCAGGCGATCGGGCGGCCGGGGCGGCCGTTCACGCGGGGCGGGCAGCCGGTGTTCCAGTTCGCGTCCAACTCCGCCTTCGCGGAACGGACCGTGGTGCGGGGCGTGCAGGCGGTGCGGATCCCGAAGGACATCCCGATGCCGTCGGCCGCGCTCATCGGGTGCGGGGTGCTGACCGGGGTCGGTGCCGTGCTGAACCGGGCCGGGGTGAGGCAGGGGGACAGTGTGCTGGTGATCGGCACGGGCGGGATCGGGCTCAACGTCATCCAGGGCGCGCGCATCGCGGGCGCGCTGCGGATCGTGGCCGTGGACGCCAACCCCGCGAAGGAGGCGGTGGCCCGGACGTTCGGCGCGACCGACTTCCTGACCTCGACGGAAGGGGTGCGGGACCTGCTGCCCACCGGGGCGGACCACGCCTTCGAGTGCGTCGGGCGGGTCGAGCTGATCCGGCAGGCGATCGACCTGCTGGACCGCCATGGACAGGCGATCCTCCTCGGCGTCCCGCCCGCGGGCGCCGAGGCGTCCTTCCTGGTCTCGTCGATGTACCTGGACAAGTCGATCCTGGGTTGCCGGTACGGGTCGTCGCGGCCGCAGCGGGACATCGCGGTCTACGCCGAGCTGTACCGGCAGGGGCGGCTGCTGCTGGACGAGTTGGCGACGCAGACCTATCCCGTCGAGGACTTCGAGAAGGCGGCGGGGGACGCGGAGGCGGGCCGGGTGGCTCGGGGGGTGCTGACGTTCTGA